The Staphylococcus saprophyticus subsp. saprophyticus ATCC 15305 = NCTC 7292 genome contains the following window.
CTCTCGTCTGGTTGACAATATCTGATTTATTTATAGGAATTGTCTTGGTATTCTCCTCAACGGATTGATACCTCGCTTCATTCTCACGATTTTCAGACAATACATTTTCTAAATCACTTTGCATATCTCTTACTGATTGGTAACGCACCGTCTTATCTTTTTCCGTTGCTTTCAGTACAACATTACTTAGTGCTTGAGGTACATCCGAGCGTTCATCAGTAATATTAGGCATAGGATCTTGGATATGCTTAATTGCAATACTTACTGCTGTTTCTCCAGAAAACGGTGGTTTACCAATAAGCATTTCATATAATACAACACCAATTGAATAAATATCGGTACCATTATCTGTCGATTCACCACGTGCTTGTTCGGGTGATAAATATTGAACTGTACCTAATACATGGTTCGTTTGTGTCATTGTTGTTTCGCTTAGAGCTTTCGCAATACCAAAATCTAAAATCTTCAAAGTCTGGTGCTTATCTATTAAAATATTTTGTGGTTTAATATCACGGTGTACGATTTTAGTATCATGAGCATGTTTAATTCCATTAATAATTTGATTGGTAAAGTTGAGTGCTGTTGTGGTATCCAAAGGTTGGTTTTTTTGAATGTATTCAGATAATGTCGGTCCTTCTATATATTCCATTACTAAATAGAAATTATCATCATCTTCCGTAACATCAAACACGTTCACTATATTTTTATGTGATAGTTGTGTTAAATTATGTACTTCTCTTTCGAAACGTTTAATAGTTTCTTCTTTCTCACCAGCAGGAATCCTAATTGCTTTGATCGCTACTTTACGATTGAGAATTGTGTCTTCGGCAAGATAGACAGTACTCATTCCGCCACCACCGAGTTTTTTAATGACCTCGTAGCGCTCACTTATTATTTTGCCTATCATACTTTATCACCTTCAATCTCAGCCAATACAATACTCACATTGTCATTCGTATCTTCAGATAGTGCAAGTTCTATTAAGTCTTGACCGTGTGTCTCTAATTCTTTCGCTTGCACCAATGTTTCTTGAATTTGATGGTTACGTACAAAATCGGTTAAACCATCAGAATTTAACATTAAATAATCATAGAAATTCGTTTTTTTCACAAATATATCTGGCGTCACTAACTTATCAGTCCCCATCACTTTGGTAATGATATTTCGTTGAGGATGATTAAATGCTTGTTCAGCAGTAATTTGCCCAATCATCATGAGATGATTAACAAACGAATGATCATTCGTAATTTGTTCAATCTCTCTACTATTCACTAAATAAGCTCGTGAATCACCAATATTTGCTACTACAATATAGTTATCAAATACTAAAGCACAGACACAAGTTGTACCCATGCCCTTATATTCTGGGTTTTCTACTGACATTTCATATAACTCACGATTAATAGCTTTTAAAGTTGTTCTCAACCAATTTTCAGCTTGATCAGCTTCGATAAGATTTTCCACTTCAAAACGACGTTGAAGCTCATCAGTGACAAATTGGCTCGCAACTTCTCCTGCTAGGTGACCACCCATACCATCACAAAGCACTAATAGCTGTTGCTCTGTACGATTATAAAATACGCCACCTGCATCTTCATTTTTATCACGGTATCGACCCGTGTCAGTAAAAAATTGTGCTTTTAGCATGCCCCTACCTCGTTTCTACTTTTCGTTCCTTAGCTCTTAATTGACCACAAGCAGCGTCAATATCAGCACCTTGTTCACGTCTAATTGTTGCATTTATCCCTAAACGCTTCAATTCTTTTTCAAATTTAAAGATATCTTCTTTAGGTGTCTTCACATAATTTCTTTCTGGTACGTGATTCACTGGTATTAAGTTAACATGGCAATTCAATTCTTGAATTAAATGCGCTAATTCCCTAGCATGTTCAATTTGGTCGTTGACGCCACCAAATAAACCATACTCAAAAGTAATACGTCTATTTGTTTTTTCTTGATAATAATGAATAGCTTCCATTAATTTTTCTACATTATATGCTCTATTTATCGGCATCAAACGTGATCGAATTTCATCATTTGCACCGTGTAAGCTAACCGCAAAATTAATTTGAATATCTTCATCAGCGAAATCGTATATTCTTGGAATAATTCCTGAAGTTGACACTGTAATATGACGCGCTCCAATATTTAGTCCATTATCATCATTAACAATTTTTAAGAAATCCATCATTTCATCATAGTTTTCAAATGGTTCTCCAATACCCATGATAACGATTTGTGATACACGCTCTTCTGTTTCATCTAAAGCTTTTTGAACTGTTAATACTTGAGAAACAATTTCTCCAGCTTCTAAGTTACGTTTTAAACCGCCTAATGTAGAAGCGCAAAACGTACAACCAATACGGCAACCAACCTGTGTGGTTACACAAACAGAATTCCCGTATTCATGTCTCATAAGGACCGTTTCAATTGTATAACCATCTTGTAATTCAAATAAAAACTTAATTGTACCGTCTTTACTTTCTTGTTTTACAACTGTTGTCATGGTTGTCATTGTAAAATTATCTTTAAGTACTTCTCTTAATTCTTTAGATAAATTTGTCATATCATCAATGTCATCGACGCGTTTTTCGTAAAGCCACTCAAAAATTTGTTTCGCTCTGAATTTTTGCTGACCATTTTGTACCAACCAATCTTGCATCTCATCGTATCTTAATGAATAAATTGATTGCTTTTCAAAATTGGGAAGAAACTTATTTTTTTTCTTCTTTTCTGCAGTTATCATATTTTAATTTTCCTTTCTTCTTATCCTAGTTATGAAAAAGCCATCAGAGTTAAAATCTTGAGGTAAAATTTGCATCGTTTTTACTTTTTCTCCAGTTATTGGATGTTCAAATTGATCGAATTCAAAATCTTTATTTTCTTTTAAAAATGTATATACAACATTTTCATTTTCCATTTGCTCAATCGTACAAGTTGAATAAATCATTGTACCACCAGGTTTCACATTATATTTCACATTATTTAAGATTTCCAATTGAATTTCAACCAAAGATTCAATTGCATGTTGCGATTGTTCATATTTTATTTCTGGTTTATGTCTTAAAACACCTAAACCACTACATGGCGCATCTACTAAAATCTTATCATACACTTTATCATATTTTTCAGTTGCATCGTGTTCAAATGCAGAAATGTTAGATAAACGTAATTTTCTTATATTAAAATCTATTAAATCTATTTTATGTTCATGAATGTCCGTCGCATCAACATGTCCAGTACCATTTAATATTTCAGCAATATGACAAGCTTTTCCACCAGGTGCACTACAAGCATCTAAAACTTGGTCACCTTCTTTTAATGCCATTAATTCACCAATAAACATTGAACTCTTATCTTGAATAGATATCAGTCCATCTTTAAACATACGAGATTCAATAATTGGCTTACCACTAATATGTAGACAAGTTTCGATTTCTCTATCTTGTTCTACAATATAATCATCAGTGAGTCTTCTAATAGCATCGTCTACTGAAATACGAGTTAAGTTAACACGTACGGTTGTAGTTACTTTATCTAAAAATGATTGCGCAATTGTTTCTGTTTTTTCAATACCAAAATGCGTTGTCCAGTGATCAACCAACCATTTGGGTAAACTGTATTCAATCGCGATACGTTTTTTGTCATCTGTAATTTCAGTAAAATCTGGTAAGTCACTGCGCATAATATTTCTTAGTATACCGTTCACAACATTACCATTATGCGGACCGCCTTTATATTTAGCAATTTCAACGGCTTCATTAATAATCGCGTGTTCAGGTATTTTATCTAAATAGACATATTGATAAATACTCATCCAAAGTAACTGTCTGACCCAACCTTTTAACTTTGTTTGAACAAAAGGTTTCAGCAAATAATCTAAAGTATATTTTCTTTTTAACGTGCCATATACTAATTCTGTATATAATCCTTTATCTGCTCTATTTAATTCATTATTTGATAACACATCATTAATGATGATGTTACTATAGGCTTTATCATTTATAATATCTTGAATGGTTTCAAATGCTAACGCTCGCACATTTGTTTCTATTGTCATGTTAGTACCTTCCCAACAAGTGAAGTTTGCACGCCACTTAAGTAGTTTGCAGTTAACATACGTTTTTTCCCTGCAACTTGAATATCTGTTAATGCAATTGCATCGTCGGAACCTGTCGCAACGATGATTGCTTTTTTCGTTGTTTCAATAATTGTACCTGGTTCACCTGTTTTACCTTTTTCAATTCGGGATGCATATACTTTCATGTTACCATCATCCATAACTGTATAAGCTACTGGCCATGGTGACAGACCTCTTATATGGTTGTAAATAACTTCAGCCGATTGGTACCAATCAATCTTTTCCTGTTCTCTACTTATATTAGTAGCAAAACTAGCTTCACTTTCATTCTGTGTAATGCGGTTATTTGTACCATTAATAATAGAAGGTAAAGTCTCTTTTAATAATTCTGCACCTAAAAAGCTCAATTTATCATGCATGGTACCGACATCATCTTGGTGCTCAATTTCTATTGCTTGTTGAGAAATGATATCTCCTGCATCTAATTTCTTAACCATATACATTATAGAAATACCTGTTTCTGTTTGACCATCCATGATAGCTTGATGAATCGGCGCTCCACCTCTATATTTAGGTAATAACGACGCGTGGACATTGATTGCCCCTAACTTTGGCGCATTTAATAATGATTCAGGCAATATTTGCCCAAAGGCTGCAGTTACGATTAAATCTGCTTCTAAGTCAATAAGTTGTTCTAACTCTGATGATTGGGCTAATTTTTCTGGTTGATATACTGGTAAACCGTGCTTAATTGCAACTTCTTTCACTGGTGGAGGTGTTAAAACACGTTTTCTACCTACTGGTCTGTCTGGTTGCGTGACTACTGCAATCACATCATGTTCAGCAATTAACATTTCTAGCACTTTTGTTGAAAAATCTGGTGTTCCCATAAAAATGACTTTACTCATTATCAAAATACGCCTCCATTTCACTTTCACTTAAAAATTTCTCTACACGTTCAGTAAACAATCTTCCTTCAAAATGATCTATCATATGTAAAATCATTCTCGCGATATCATCATATGCAGTCATCTCAACTTCATTACCTTTTTTATCATTACTCTTAACGACAATCATTTTACTTCTTTCCACTTCACCATAAACATTAGGTATACTGATAGACCCTTCTAAATCAGTCACTTTTGTATCCGATTCACTTATAATTTGAGGATTAATCAGTTGTAACAATCCATCCATTTCCATATCTATCATCGCTACTTTTTGTGCAACACCTATCTGCGGCGCACATATCGCAGATGCTTCAACATCATACATTGTATCTTCTAAATCTAACAATAATTGTTCTAAATTTTCATCAAATTTTGTCACATCCGGTATAGACTTATTAAGAATAGGGTGTTTGCTTGTTACAAGTTGTTTGATTGTCATATCGATTTCTCCTCATAAAAATTCATCATATTATTATAACTTATTTTAGTGGAAATTGCACCATTCATTGAAAGAATACTTTACTGAACATATTGAGTAAGTAGTAGGATAAGTCTTCATTCAATCTATCTTCATAAAATATAAAAAGTGCAGAAATAGATATCTGCTCATATTTAAATGGGCTTTTTATCTATACTGCACTTTAAAACGATGTTCATAGTATACAAGACATATTTCAAACCTTTACATTTTTCATTATATATTGAGCATTGATCGTTCTTTAAGCTTATTGTTTTTCATCAATCTAGAATCGTTAACCGATTCACTTGATTACCAAGTTCATCGAAATTTTGTGCTGCTAACCAACTTTCAAATTTAAGTTTATTTTGCTGCCACTCTTTATCAATCATTGCTAACCAATATGTGTCACGATTACGATTTTTATACACTTTATGATTTCTAAAAATACCTTCAAATTTAAACCCTAGCCGTTGGGCAGCTTTAATAGACGGTTCATTTAAAGCATCACATTTCCATTCATATCTTCTATAACCTAATGTTTGAAATACATAATTGGCTAATAAAAATTGCACTTCCGTGGCAATACGTGTTTGTTTCATGACATTAGCGTAATGTATATGACCAACTT
Protein-coding sequences here:
- a CDS encoding Stp1/IreP family PP2C-type Ser/Thr phosphatase, which produces MLKAQFFTDTGRYRDKNEDAGGVFYNRTEQQLLVLCDGMGGHLAGEVASQFVTDELQRRFEVENLIEADQAENWLRTTLKAINRELYEMSVENPEYKGMGTTCVCALVFDNYIVVANIGDSRAYLVNSREIEQITNDHSFVNHLMMIGQITAEQAFNHPQRNIITKVMGTDKLVTPDIFVKKTNFYDYLMLNSDGLTDFVRNHQIQETLVQAKELETHGQDLIELALSEDTNDNVSIVLAEIEGDKV
- the rsmB gene encoding 16S rRNA (cytosine(967)-C(5))-methyltransferase RsmB, coding for METNVRALAFETIQDIINDKAYSNIIINDVLSNNELNRADKGLYTELVYGTLKRKYTLDYLLKPFVQTKLKGWVRQLLWMSIYQYVYLDKIPEHAIINEAVEIAKYKGGPHNGNVVNGILRNIMRSDLPDFTEITDDKKRIAIEYSLPKWLVDHWTTHFGIEKTETIAQSFLDKVTTTVRVNLTRISVDDAIRRLTDDYIVEQDREIETCLHISGKPIIESRMFKDGLISIQDKSSMFIGELMALKEGDQVLDACSAPGGKACHIAEILNGTGHVDATDIHEHKIDLIDFNIRKLRLSNISAFEHDATEKYDKVYDKILVDAPCSGLGVLRHKPEIKYEQSQHAIESLVEIQLEILNNVKYNVKPGGTMIYSTCTIEQMENENVVYTFLKENKDFEFDQFEHPITGEKVKTMQILPQDFNSDGFFITRIRRKEN
- the fmt gene encoding methionyl-tRNA formyltransferase, whose amino-acid sequence is MSKVIFMGTPDFSTKVLEMLIAEHDVIAVVTQPDRPVGRKRVLTPPPVKEVAIKHGLPVYQPEKLAQSSELEQLIDLEADLIVTAAFGQILPESLLNAPKLGAINVHASLLPKYRGGAPIHQAIMDGQTETGISIMYMVKKLDAGDIISQQAIEIEHQDDVGTMHDKLSFLGAELLKETLPSIINGTNNRITQNESEASFATNISREQEKIDWYQSAEVIYNHIRGLSPWPVAYTVMDDGNMKVYASRIEKGKTGEPGTIIETTKKAIIVATGSDDAIALTDIQVAGKKRMLTANYLSGVQTSLVGKVLT
- a CDS encoding GNAT family N-acetyltransferase → MRYNEFKQPIGEEQNEFKQAHLPNVKVLEGQYCRLEKLAQCHIQDLFNYFSDEADAPNWTYLPDEQPHDFQAFENYIDKKINSTDPYFFAIIDKETSEAVGILSLLRIDRHNGSIEVGHIHYANVMKQTRIATEVQFLLANYVFQTLGYRRYEWKCDALNEPSIKAAQRLGFKFEGIFRNHKVYKNRNRDTYWLAMIDKEWQQNKLKFESWLAAQNFDELGNQVNRLTILD
- the rlmN gene encoding 23S rRNA (adenine(2503)-C(2))-methyltransferase RlmN, with product MITAEKKKKNKFLPNFEKQSIYSLRYDEMQDWLVQNGQQKFRAKQIFEWLYEKRVDDIDDMTNLSKELREVLKDNFTMTTMTTVVKQESKDGTIKFLFELQDGYTIETVLMRHEYGNSVCVTTQVGCRIGCTFCASTLGGLKRNLEAGEIVSQVLTVQKALDETEERVSQIVIMGIGEPFENYDEMMDFLKIVNDDNGLNIGARHITVSTSGIIPRIYDFADEDIQINFAVSLHGANDEIRSRLMPINRAYNVEKLMEAIHYYQEKTNRRITFEYGLFGGVNDQIEHARELAHLIQELNCHVNLIPVNHVPERNYVKTPKEDIFKFEKELKRLGINATIRREQGADIDAACGQLRAKERKVETR
- a CDS encoding peptide deformylase — translated: MTIKQLVTSKHPILNKSIPDVTKFDENLEQLLLDLEDTMYDVEASAICAPQIGVAQKVAMIDMEMDGLLQLINPQIISESDTKVTDLEGSISIPNVYGEVERSKMIVVKSNDKKGNEVEMTAYDDIARMILHMIDHFEGRLFTERVEKFLSESEMEAYFDNE